One window of Chloroflexota bacterium genomic DNA carries:
- a CDS encoding NADH-quinone oxidoreductase subunit N: MTTSDFNAILPMFTLAGWACLLLLADLWIPKTRKAITGWLALLGLAVTFGVGLLVSRLGLPIVAFNGMVTFDGFANLLNLIVLFTGAAGILMALDYLKKNNIERGEFYPLLLFAITGMMMMASASDLIIVFLALELLSIPLYVLAGFARPRADSEESAMKYFLLGAFASGFFVYGVALTYGATQTTNLQGVVAAITSASATDPLLLAGAALILVGLSFKVAAVPFHMWTPDVYEGAPTVVTAFMSVGAKAGGFAALLRVFFTAFPALSADWVPVVAIVSALTMTLGNVVAIAQSSIKRMLAYSSIAHAGYILMAAVAGGQGRLSAFAASAALFYLMAYALMNLGAWAVVIAVEKREGEGNRIEDFAGLGATRPGLALAMAVFMLSLTGLPPTVGFIGKFYVFRAAIDAGYMWLALVGVITSLISAFYYLRVIMVMWMRPGEGAATLPRALGFVVGVTAIATFLLGIVPRPVMEMAERALLSLFI; the protein is encoded by the coding sequence ATGACAACTTCCGACTTCAACGCCATCCTCCCCATGTTCACCCTGGCCGGGTGGGCGTGCCTGCTTCTGCTGGCCGACTTGTGGATTCCCAAGACGCGCAAGGCGATCACCGGTTGGCTGGCCTTGCTCGGTTTGGCCGTCACTTTTGGGGTTGGCCTTTTGGTATCCCGGCTCGGCCTGCCCATCGTCGCCTTCAACGGCATGGTGACGTTTGACGGCTTTGCCAACCTGCTCAACTTGATTGTGTTGTTCACCGGGGCCGCCGGAATCCTGATGGCCCTCGACTACCTCAAGAAGAACAACATCGAGCGCGGCGAGTTCTACCCGCTCCTGCTGTTTGCCATCACCGGCATGATGATGATGGCCTCGGCCAGCGATCTGATCATCGTCTTCCTCGCCCTCGAACTGCTCTCGATCCCGCTCTACGTTTTAGCCGGGTTCGCCCGCCCGCGCGCCGACTCCGAAGAGTCGGCCATGAAATACTTCCTGCTCGGCGCGTTCGCTTCGGGCTTCTTTGTGTATGGTGTGGCCCTCACTTACGGCGCTACTCAAACGACCAACCTTCAGGGCGTGGTGGCGGCCATCACTTCGGCGTCCGCCACTGATCCGTTGTTGCTGGCGGGCGCGGCTCTGATCCTCGTCGGCCTGTCGTTCAAAGTGGCGGCTGTCCCGTTTCACATGTGGACGCCGGACGTGTACGAAGGCGCTCCCACCGTAGTGACGGCTTTCATGTCGGTTGGGGCCAAGGCTGGCGGCTTCGCCGCGCTCCTGCGAGTCTTCTTCACCGCCTTTCCCGCTCTCTCGGCTGATTGGGTTCCCGTCGTCGCCATTGTCTCGGCGCTGACAATGACGCTTGGCAACGTGGTGGCCATTGCCCAAAGCTCGATCAAACGCATGTTGGCCTACTCGTCTATCGCTCACGCGGGATACATTCTCATGGCCGCCGTCGCCGGTGGGCAGGGCCGCCTCTCGGCGTTTGCGGCCAGCGCCGCGCTCTTCTACCTCATGGCTTACGCGTTGATGAATCTGGGTGCGTGGGCCGTCGTCATCGCTGTCGAGAAGCGCGAGGGTGAAGGCAACCGCATTGAAGACTTTGCCGGGCTGGGCGCGACCCGCCCGGGCCTGGCCCTGGCGATGGCCGTCTTCATGCTCTCGCTCACCGGCCTGCCTCCCACCGTCGGCTTCATTGGCAAGTTCTACGTCTTCCGGGCGGCGATTGACGCCGGTTACATGTGGCTGGCCCTCGTCGGTGTAATCACCAGCCTGATCTCGGCCTTCTACTACTTGCGGGTGATCATGGTGATGTGGATGAGGCCAGGGGAGGGGGCGGCGACCCTGCCCCGCGCGCTGGGCTTCGTGGTCGGCGTCACCGCCATCGCCACCTTCCTGCTGGGCATCGTCCCCCGCCCGGTGATGGAAATGGCCGAACGGGCTTTGCTCTCGCTGTTCATCTGA
- a CDS encoding NADH-quinone oxidoreductase subunit M produces the protein MDVLFATLTVVTFFPVLGVIVLLFTPKEQKDTIRWIAVGASLITFLLSLVMLIQFNPNDPGMQLVVRAPWIQIGSNWNMEFHLGIDGASLLLVLLTTFLTPIAIFSSWTAVEERVKEYMIFFLLLEVGMVGVFVALDLFLFYVFWEFSLVPMYLLVGIWGGSNRMYAAIKFFLYTMAGSILMLLAILWLGINVGTFSYTDMLGKVPAAAQGLLFLAFAAAFAIKVPVWPLHSWLPDAHVEAPTAGSVILAGVLLKLGTYGFLRFNLGLFPEAARQYAPAIAVLAVIGIIYGAIVSYPQKDVKKLVAYSSVSHLGFVMLGLFALNAQGIQGAVLQMINHGLSTGALFLLVGMIYERRHTRELAQFGGLWKVMPLYGTIMLIVSLSSMGLPGLNGFVGEFAILLGAWGAGQPGGPFGSYIYAALASLGVILAAVYMLWMFQKMFLGKVENPANEGLADLNWREVAVMVPLLIMIFWIGLYPAPFFNLMSPAVNQLVQVLNGAAVALR, from the coding sequence ATGGATGTGTTGTTTGCTACTCTGACTGTTGTCACCTTCTTTCCTGTGCTCGGCGTGATCGTCCTGCTCTTCACGCCCAAAGAGCAGAAGGATACCATCCGCTGGATCGCGGTGGGCGCGTCGCTCATCACCTTCCTGCTATCGCTGGTGATGCTCATCCAGTTCAACCCCAACGATCCTGGGATGCAGTTGGTGGTACGCGCCCCGTGGATTCAGATCGGCTCGAACTGGAACATGGAATTCCACCTGGGCATTGACGGCGCGAGCCTCCTGCTGGTTCTGCTCACCACCTTCCTCACGCCCATCGCCATCTTCTCCTCGTGGACGGCAGTGGAGGAGCGGGTGAAGGAATATATGATCTTCTTCCTCCTGCTCGAAGTGGGCATGGTCGGCGTGTTCGTCGCCCTTGATCTCTTCCTGTTCTACGTCTTCTGGGAATTCAGCCTGGTGCCGATGTATTTGTTGGTCGGCATCTGGGGCGGCTCCAACCGGATGTACGCCGCCATCAAATTCTTCCTTTACACGATGGCCGGTTCCATTTTGATGTTGCTGGCTATTCTGTGGCTGGGCATCAACGTCGGCACGTTCTCCTACACCGACATGCTCGGCAAAGTTCCGGCGGCGGCGCAGGGCTTGCTCTTCCTGGCCTTCGCGGCGGCCTTCGCCATCAAAGTGCCGGTCTGGCCGCTCCACTCGTGGCTGCCCGACGCCCACGTTGAAGCGCCCACCGCCGGGTCGGTCATCCTGGCGGGCGTCCTGCTGAAGCTTGGCACCTACGGCTTCCTGCGCTTCAACCTCGGCCTCTTCCCCGAAGCCGCCCGGCAATACGCGCCGGCCATCGCCGTGCTGGCCGTCATCGGCATCATCTACGGCGCGATTGTGTCGTACCCACAAAAGGACGTGAAGAAGCTGGTCGCCTATTCGTCGGTGAGCCACCTGGGTTTTGTGATGCTCGGCCTCTTCGCCCTCAACGCCCAGGGCATCCAGGGCGCGGTTCTGCAAATGATCAACCACGGCCTCTCGACGGGGGCGTTGTTCCTCCTCGTCGGCATGATTTACGAGCGGCGGCACACCCGTGAGCTGGCCCAGTTCGGCGGCTTGTGGAAAGTCATGCCGCTTTACGGCACGATCATGTTGATCGTCTCTCTGTCGTCAATGGGATTGCCCGGACTCAACGGCTTCGTCGGCGAGTTTGCCATTTTGCTTGGCGCGTGGGGCGCCGGCCAACCCGGTGGGCCGTTTGGTTCTTACATTTACGCCGCCCTCGCCTCGCTCGGCGTCATCCTGGCCGCCGTCTACATGTTGTGGATGTTCCAGAAGATGTTCCTGGGCAAGGTGGAGAACCCGGCCAACGAAGGCCTGGCCGACCTCAACTGGCGCGAAGTGGCGGTGATGGTCCCTCTGCTGATCATGATCTTCTGGATCGGCCTCTACCCGGCCCCGTTCTTCAACCTGATGAGCCCTGCTGTCAACCAACTGGTGCAGGTGCTGAATGGCGCGGCGGTGGCTTTGCGATAA
- a CDS encoding restriction endonuclease, whose amino-acid sequence MAKLTKYRKTFEELEKVASKFWPSELSEMEAKLSVIPLLLKTQDQFTSIISVDTNDLEDLFSIIGVSSLPPNLFLKHLAILADVGGEMLRKVSNEFGMLFPDGKLHYRWKGNQRTYTFKVVPKRKFGNQPLKIDGKELLKKHPLSDLQEDAIALLLFGSAYSGDNEEIANTLAKCEIGEHLGKPAQLTDFIKQRYIWVSQITKGAKANSLGQIAQQFVARYLKEQLGLSGTDIKIGGRLPGVTHTDPETGRLTAFDIVVTKAAKYLAIEVSFQVTTNSTIERKAGQAKSRYEQVEQAGHKIAYVIDGAGNFERESALRVICSYSHCTVAFSRSELDILCQFVRQYFSKME is encoded by the coding sequence ATGGCTAAACTTACAAAGTATCGAAAGACATTTGAAGAACTTGAGAAAGTAGCATCCAAGTTTTGGCCCTCCGAACTTTCGGAGATGGAAGCCAAACTGAGCGTTATTCCGTTACTGCTCAAAACACAAGACCAGTTCACCAGCATCATTAGCGTTGACACAAATGACTTGGAGGATCTGTTCAGCATAATCGGGGTCTCAAGTTTGCCTCCCAACCTCTTCCTCAAGCATTTAGCCATCTTGGCTGATGTCGGCGGAGAGATGTTGCGAAAGGTCAGCAATGAATTTGGCATGTTGTTTCCAGATGGGAAGTTGCATTACCGATGGAAGGGCAATCAGCGCACATACACCTTCAAAGTTGTTCCAAAGAGGAAATTTGGGAATCAGCCACTTAAAATCGACGGTAAAGAACTACTCAAAAAGCACCCCCTCAGCGACTTACAGGAAGATGCGATAGCCCTACTTTTGTTTGGTAGTGCATACAGCGGGGACAATGAGGAAATTGCCAACACATTAGCAAAATGCGAAATTGGCGAACACTTGGGCAAACCTGCGCAACTAACAGACTTCATTAAGCAAAGATACATTTGGGTGAGTCAAATTACGAAGGGCGCTAAGGCCAACTCTTTGGGGCAAATAGCTCAACAGTTTGTAGCTCGGTATCTCAAAGAGCAGTTGGGCCTGTCAGGAACGGACATTAAGATAGGTGGCCGCTTGCCAGGTGTCACACATACAGATCCCGAGACAGGACGGTTGACGGCCTTTGATATAGTAGTAACAAAGGCAGCCAAGTACTTGGCAATTGAAGTGAGCTTCCAAGTGACAACAAATAGCACTATAGAGCGCAAGGCGGGTCAGGCTAAATCCCGCTATGAGCAAGTGGAGCAGGCGGGTCACAAGATCGCATATGTAATAGATGGAGCAGGCAATTTTGAAAGAGAAAGTGCATTGAGGGTCATTTGCTCGTACAGTCATTGCACTGTGGCCTTTTCTCGTAGCGAGTTAGATATTTTGTGTCAGTTCGTTCGACAATACTTCTCCAAGATGGAATGA